A segment of the Mycobacterium intracellulare ATCC 13950 genome:
GTACGGGAAGGCGATGACGATCCGGTCGCCGGAACGGTAGTAGGTGTGGGCCGACGGCGTGTGGCGCCATACGGTGCCGGTCATGGTCGCATCGAGGCGGGCGACGTAGTCCTCGTAGGCGCGCTGCGTCACCTCCAAGGTGGTGGCCTTGCGCAGCGCCATCAACTGCAGGCATTCCATCACGTAGTGCACCATCACTTCGACACCGAAGTTGTGCCCCGCGCCGTGACCCGGACTGTAGTTTGGGGCCGAGGAGATGAACAGGTTCGGGAATCCCGGCACCATCCCGCCGCGGTAGGCCCGCGGCGAGTCGCCCCATTCCTCGGCCAACTTCTTGCCGTCGCGACCCCGAATATCCACCGTGGAAAGGAAATCCAGGTAATAGCCGGTCGCGTAGACGATGACGTCGAGGTCGATCTGCCTGCCGTCGGCGGTCACGATGCCGGCCTCGTTGACCCGCGCGGGCTCACTGGCCTCGACGTCCACGTGCTCGCGGGCCAGCGCCGCGTAATAGCCGCCGGGATCGCGGATGATCCGCTTGCCGTAGGGCGCAAAGTCGGGCGTGACCTTGCGGGCGAGCTCGCTGCCCGCACCGAACACGCGATCGATGTAATCGAGGCAGATCTGCAACAGCACGTCGTTGGCCGGCGAGATCGACAGATGCTCGGCCGCCCACTGCTCGTCATGCAGGATCACCGGATAGTTGTTGTCCGATGTCCCCCAATATGACTTGAGCCGAATCCAATTGGCGTAGTAGGGCAACCGGGTGCCCAGCCACCGCCGATAGGCGGGCACATCGTCGGACGGCCGGCGCCGCGGCGCGACCCAGTGCGGCTGGCGTTGAAACACCGTCATGTGCGCGACCTGGTCCACGCACGCGTCGACGATCTGGACCGCGGTGCACCCGGCACCGATGATCGCGACCCTCTTCCCCGTGAGATCCAGGTTCGGATCCCACCGCGCGGAATGGAGAGAAATTCCGGAAAACGTCTCGCGGCCCGGGAGTTCCGGCCACCGCGGCCGGTTGAGGTACCCGGCGGCCGGGATCACCGCGTTCGCGTAACTGACGTCGCGGGTTCCGTCCGGCCCGACCGCGTGGATCTGCCACTGCCGGCGGCCCTCGTCCCACCACAACGCTTTCACCTCGGTACCGAACCGGGTGTTCCTGCGGAGGTCGTTCTTGTTCGCCACCGACACCAGGTAGGCCTGATACTCGGCACCCTGCGGGTAATAACTCGACCAGTCGCCGTTGATGTCTCGCGAGAGCGAGTAGTAGGCCGAGGGCGTGTCCACCCCGATGCCGGGATAGGTGGTGGTGTACCAGGTGCCGCCGACCTCGTCGTTGCGCTCGATGATTTGATAGTCGATACCGGCGTCCGCGCACGCGAGCGCGGCGGTGATGCCGGCGATGCCCGCGCCGATGATGACCACCCGGAAGTCAGCGGGAAGCTTTGCGGTGCGCGGCAGTACCGGTTGTGAGGGCTGGAAACCACCCTGTTCGAGGAGCAGTCCGAGGTACTCGGGGTCGATCGTTCCGCCGAGCGCGATGGGGGCGACGCGGGCGAACAGGTCGAGGTCGTCGGCCGGCACCGCGTCCGCCCGGCGCGGCTCCCGCAGCGCCGTGACGATCTCGTCGATGAGCTGCGCGGCCGTTTCCGGATCGGTGACGCCCGCCTGCTCCGGCGGGTCGGGCACATGGGTGATTTTCGGTGCGAACCGCTCGGCGACGGTCGGGTCCCCGGTCAGCTGCGCCAGCACGGCGACCAGAACGCCAGGATCGGCCTGGCGCAGGTTGGCGCGCAGTTCGTCGACGCCGTCGTGATCCGGACCCGTCCACCCGGCGCTTTCGGTCGTGAAAGGGACACCAGTGCTCATGCCGATGAGTATCGGCGCGGTCCACCGCGCGTGGCGGCCCCCTGCCTACTCAGCGGGACACGGATGGCCCGCTCGCGGGCGACGGCGCTTACCGTGACCGGCATGCAGTCCGATGACCTCGACGCCATGATCGAACGGGCGCGTAGCCACGGGCTCGGCGATATCCCCCGGCGATCGGCCCGCCGGCACCCGCACAAGATCGCGATCATCGACGACGGTGTCGTGCTGACGTTTGCCGAATTCGATGACCTGGTGAACCGGGCGGCGGCGGCGTTGCACGACAGCGGGTTTCGGCCGGGCAGCCGATTAGGACTCTTGTCACGCAACTGCTGGCAGTACGCCGTGCTGGCGTTCGCGACGGCGCGTGCGGGAGTGGTCCTGGTCCCGATCAACTTCATGCTGACCGCCGAGGAGATCGCCTACATCCTCGGCCACAGTCGGGTCGGCGGCCTGGTCGTCGAGGCGGATCTGACACCGACCGCCGAGGAGGCGATTCGGCGAGGTGGGGTGGTCAGGGCCAAGGTCGCCCTGGTGCCGAGGGGCCACCAGGGCGTGCCAGGTTGGGCGGATTTCAGCCAGTGGCTGACCACCGACGCGCCGGCCCCGAGCCCGCACATCGACGACGACCAACCCGTGCGGCTGATGTACACCAGCGGGACCGAATCCCGGCCCAAGGCCGCCATTCACACCAGCCGCAGCCTGATGTGGCAGTACGTGAGCACGATCGTCGCGGGCGAGATGTCGCCCGACGACGTCGAGATCCACTCGCTGCCGCTGTATCACTGCGCGCAGCTGGACAACTTCCTGGCCACCGATATTTACCTGGGCGCGACCAGCATCATCCTGCCGCGGCCCGAGCCCGAAACCGTGCTGCGCACCATCGAGCGCTACCGGGTCACCAACTATTTCGCTCCCCCGACGGTCTGGATCTCGCTGCTGCGCTCACCGGTGTTCGATCAGGTGGACCTGTCCAGCCTGCGCAAGGGCTACTACGGCGCCTCGGCCATGCCGGTGGAGATCCTGCGCGAGATCCGCGAGCGGCTGCCCAACCTGCGGCTGTGGAACTTCTACGGCCAGACCGAGATGGCGCCGCTGGCCTCCGCGCTGGGACCCGACGAACAGGACGCGCACGGCGGAGCGGCCGGACGGCCGGTGCTCAACGTGGAAACGGCCATCCTCGACGACGCGGACAACCCGGTCACCGCCGGCGTGGTCGGCGAGATCGCCCACCGTAGCCCGCATTTGACGCCGGGCTACCTGAATGACCCGGAACGCACGGCGGCGGCTTTCACGAGCGGCTGGTTCCACTCCGGTGACCTCGGCTACTTCGACGAACACGGGCTGCTGCACGTCGTCGACCGCAAGAAGGACATGATCAAGACCGGCGGCGAGAACGTGGCCAGCCGGGAGGTCGAGGAAGTCATCTACCGGCACAACGGTGTTGAGGAAGTCGCGGTGTTCGGACTCCCGCACCCGGTGTGGGTGGAGACGGTGGTGGCCGCCGTTGTCGCGCGCGACGGCACCGTTCTCACCGAAGAGGACCTGGTCTCGCACTGCCGGGAGCGCTTGGCCGGATTCAAGACGCCCAAACGGGTCTTCTTCGTCGACGAGCTGCCGAAGAACCCCAGCGGGAAGCTGCTCAAACGCGTACTGCGGGAGCGTTTCAGTCTCGATCAGCACGCCCTCAGTTGATCCCGGGCCGACGCCTGCTCACTACAGTGGCCGGGATGAGCCCAGTTCTCGATACCGACACCCTGAAGACGCGCTGATGGCACTCCCCCGTCTGGTCCCGCCGGCCAGTGCCGACGCCGCGATCGCCCAGGAGTTGCGCAACGAGGTGCGCGATTTTCTAGCCGATCAATTGGCCGCGGGCGCGTTCACCCCTTCGGTCGACGCCTGGCTGACGGGCTGGGACGAAAGTTTCACCGGCGCCCTCGCGGCCCGCGGGTGGCTGGGCATGACCGTGCCGACCGAATACGGCGGGCACGGGCGCTCATTCCTGGAACGGTTCGTCGTCACCGAGGAACTCCTGGCCGCCGGCGCACCCGTGGCCGCGCACTGGATCGCCGATCGCCAGATCGTGCCCTCGCTACTCAAATACGGTACAGAGCACCAGAAGTCGGAGTTCCTGCCCCGGATCGTGCGCGGCGAATGCTTTTTCGGCATCGGGATGAGCGAGCCGGACTCCGGTTCCGATCTGGCCAGCGTGCACACCCGCGCCGCCCGCGTCGACGGCGGCTGGTCGCTGACCGGCACCAAAGTGTGGACGTCGGGCGCCCACCTCGCGCACGCGTTCATCGCGCTCGCACGCACCGCACCGGTGGACCCGGCGAACCGGCACGCCGGGCTGAGCCAGTTCATCGTCGACCTGCGGGGCCCCGGCGTCGAGATCCGGCCGATCGTGTCGATGAACGGCGCCCACCATTTCAACGAGGTGATCCTGGAATCGGCCTTCGTCCCCGACGCCATGGTCTTCGGTGAGATCGGCAACGGCTGGCAACAGGTGACCTCCGAGCTCGCCTTCGAACGCAGCGGGCCCGAGCGGTTCCTGTCGACGTTCGTGCTGTTGGCGGCCTGCGCCGATCGCATGGCGTCAAACGCCACCCCGCGCGACCCCGATCTGGGGCGCCTGGTGGCGCGCATCGCCGGCCTACATCAGATGTCCACCGCGGTGGCGGGCGCACTGGAACGGCACGAACCCGCGGACCTGCCCGCCGCGGTCGTCAAGGTGCTGGGCACCACCACCGAAGGCGACATCGCGGAATTCGCCGACCTGCAGGAGGCCCCCGACTCGGCCTTCTCGGACCTGGTGTGCGCGGCCGTCGATCAGCGGCCCGGCTTCACACTGCGCGGCGGCACCAACGAGGTGTTGCGCGGTGTGCTCGCGCGCGGGTTGGGCATCCGATGAGCGCCGGGCCCTCCGTTGACGGCGCCCTCGTCGAGATGATGGACGCGGTGTTCTCCGATTACCGCGACAAGCACCCGCCCGCGGCGACGATCGAGCGCGACCCCGCGCTGTGGCGGCGCCTCGACGAACTCGGCCTCGTTCGCCTGACCGGTGCCGAACAGCACGGCGGTAGCGGGGCAACCTGGTACGAAGCCGCCGAACTGGTGACCGCGGCCGCCGGCCACGGGGTTCGAATCCCGTTGGCCGAGCACGACTTATTGGCCTGCTGGCTGCTGGAGGCCAGCGAAATGCCCTCGGACGACGCGGTTCGGACCGTGTGCGTGCTCGACAAGCAGGGAACCGCAACGGCGGTGCCCTGGGCCACTTCCGCCGACCGGATCGTGGTCGTGTGGCGCGCCGAGGGCGGACACCGGGTTGCCGACGTCGCCGCCGAGCAGCTCACGATCACCCCGGGCAGCAACCTGATCGGCGAGCCACGCGACACGGTGACCGCCGAGCCGGCGGACCTGCAAGGGATCCCGGTCACCGCGGCGCTGCTCACCCAGCTCCGGCTGAAAGCCGCGCTGGTGCGATCCATCCAAGTGAGCGCCGCCCTGGATCGGATCCTGCAGCTGTGCGTCGACCACGCGGCCGCGCGGGTCCAGTTCGGTCGCCCCCTGGCCAAGTTCCAGGCCGTACAGAACCTGATCTCCGATATCGCCGCCGAGGCCGCGCTCGCCCGCGCGGCGACCGAGGCCGCACTGCACGCCGGGGTCATCGGTCAATGGTCGGCGCCGCACCTGGAATTCCTTGTGGCCGTGGCGCGTTCGTGCGGCGGCCACGCCGCCTCGGTGGTGGTGCGCAACGCCCACCAAGTGCACGGCGCGATCGGCACCACCCGGGAGCACCGGTTGCACGAGTTCACCCGCGCGGCGCTCGCGTGGCGCTCGGAGTTCGGCTCCGTGCGGTATTGGGACGAACGGCTCACCGACGCGGCGATGCACGCGAGCGCCGGAGCCCTGTGGGAGCTGATCACCGGCTGAATTCCAGGCCGTGTTCCACTGACCGGGCATCGGCGATGTTACCGGGACCACACCGGAGTTGACTCGTGCCCATGAGCACCGACATCACGCTGCCGGAATTACAGGAGTTCATCGCGTCCTTCTGGTACCACTACGACGAGGCCCACTACGACGAGCTGCGGCGCAGCTACGCCGAGGATGTCCGCTACCTGACCCGAAGCGATTCCGGTGCAAGCCCATTCGAAGAGCTGATGTCACCGGAGCTCACCGGTCGTGACGCGGTGATGGAATGGCTGTCCGAGCACCGCAAGCAAAGCCCCTACCCGTTGCGCCACCACGCCACCAACGTGCACCGCACCGGCGCTGACGACGGGGTCACCCGCGCGCGCTTCTATATCTTCGTCAACCAGATCGCCAACTTCGTGCCGTTCGCGGTGTCCAGCGGGGTGGTCAACGTGGGCGTCCGGCGCCGCGGCGCGGGCCCACTAGGCCTGGAGTTCACCGAGATGGACGTGATCCTCGACGCCACCAACTCGGTCCTGCTCTCGGACCTGCACGCCGAAAGCGGCGCCGGCGCATAGTCATGGACGCTCGGGGCATCTTCGGGGGCGGCGTCGCGGTCATCACCGGCGCCGGATCCGGCGTCGGCGCCGGGCTGGCCCGGTACGCCGACCGGTTGGGCATGACGGTCGTGCTGGCCGACGTCGACGGGGCGGCGGTCGCGGCGCTGCGCGAGGAGCTGTCCGCCGGTGGCGGCGTGGCGCACGATGTCGTCTGCGACGTGCGAGACCCCGAGGCCGT
Coding sequences within it:
- a CDS encoding flavin-containing monooxygenase; the encoded protein is MSTGVPFTTESAGWTGPDHDGVDELRANLRQADPGVLVAVLAQLTGDPTVAERFAPKITHVPDPPEQAGVTDPETAAQLIDEIVTALREPRRADAVPADDLDLFARVAPIALGGTIDPEYLGLLLEQGGFQPSQPVLPRTAKLPADFRVVIIGAGIAGITAALACADAGIDYQIIERNDEVGGTWYTTTYPGIGVDTPSAYYSLSRDINGDWSSYYPQGAEYQAYLVSVANKNDLRRNTRFGTEVKALWWDEGRRQWQIHAVGPDGTRDVSYANAVIPAAGYLNRPRWPELPGRETFSGISLHSARWDPNLDLTGKRVAIIGAGCTAVQIVDACVDQVAHMTVFQRQPHWVAPRRRPSDDVPAYRRWLGTRLPYYANWIRLKSYWGTSDNNYPVILHDEQWAAEHLSISPANDVLLQICLDYIDRVFGAGSELARKVTPDFAPYGKRIIRDPGGYYAALAREHVDVEASEPARVNEAGIVTADGRQIDLDVIVYATGYYLDFLSTVDIRGRDGKKLAEEWGDSPRAYRGGMVPGFPNLFISSAPNYSPGHGAGHNFGVEVMVHYVMECLQLMALRKATTLEVTQRAYEDYVARLDATMTGTVWRHTPSAHTYYRSGDRIVIAFPYRLVDFWRDHRAPAEEDLELR
- a CDS encoding acyl-CoA synthetase; amino-acid sequence: MTGMQSDDLDAMIERARSHGLGDIPRRSARRHPHKIAIIDDGVVLTFAEFDDLVNRAAAALHDSGFRPGSRLGLLSRNCWQYAVLAFATARAGVVLVPINFMLTAEEIAYILGHSRVGGLVVEADLTPTAEEAIRRGGVVRAKVALVPRGHQGVPGWADFSQWLTTDAPAPSPHIDDDQPVRLMYTSGTESRPKAAIHTSRSLMWQYVSTIVAGEMSPDDVEIHSLPLYHCAQLDNFLATDIYLGATSIILPRPEPETVLRTIERYRVTNYFAPPTVWISLLRSPVFDQVDLSSLRKGYYGASAMPVEILREIRERLPNLRLWNFYGQTEMAPLASALGPDEQDAHGGAAGRPVLNVETAILDDADNPVTAGVVGEIAHRSPHLTPGYLNDPERTAAAFTSGWFHSGDLGYFDEHGLLHVVDRKKDMIKTGGENVASREVEEVIYRHNGVEEVAVFGLPHPVWVETVVAAVVARDGTVLTEEDLVSHCRERLAGFKTPKRVFFVDELPKNPSGKLLKRVLRERFSLDQHALS
- a CDS encoding acyl-CoA dehydrogenase family protein, which encodes MALPRLVPPASADAAIAQELRNEVRDFLADQLAAGAFTPSVDAWLTGWDESFTGALAARGWLGMTVPTEYGGHGRSFLERFVVTEELLAAGAPVAAHWIADRQIVPSLLKYGTEHQKSEFLPRIVRGECFFGIGMSEPDSGSDLASVHTRAARVDGGWSLTGTKVWTSGAHLAHAFIALARTAPVDPANRHAGLSQFIVDLRGPGVEIRPIVSMNGAHHFNEVILESAFVPDAMVFGEIGNGWQQVTSELAFERSGPERFLSTFVLLAACADRMASNATPRDPDLGRLVARIAGLHQMSTAVAGALERHEPADLPAAVVKVLGTTTEGDIAEFADLQEAPDSAFSDLVCAAVDQRPGFTLRGGTNEVLRGVLARGLGIR
- a CDS encoding acyl-CoA dehydrogenase family protein, whose translation is MSAGPSVDGALVEMMDAVFSDYRDKHPPAATIERDPALWRRLDELGLVRLTGAEQHGGSGATWYEAAELVTAAAGHGVRIPLAEHDLLACWLLEASEMPSDDAVRTVCVLDKQGTATAVPWATSADRIVVVWRAEGGHRVADVAAEQLTITPGSNLIGEPRDTVTAEPADLQGIPVTAALLTQLRLKAALVRSIQVSAALDRILQLCVDHAAARVQFGRPLAKFQAVQNLISDIAAEAALARAATEAALHAGVIGQWSAPHLEFLVAVARSCGGHAASVVVRNAHQVHGAIGTTREHRLHEFTRAALAWRSEFGSVRYWDERLTDAAMHASAGALWELITG
- a CDS encoding nuclear transport factor 2 family protein; translation: MSTDITLPELQEFIASFWYHYDEAHYDELRRSYAEDVRYLTRSDSGASPFEELMSPELTGRDAVMEWLSEHRKQSPYPLRHHATNVHRTGADDGVTRARFYIFVNQIANFVPFAVSSGVVNVGVRRRGAGPLGLEFTEMDVILDATNSVLLSDLHAESGAGA